In Edaphobacter paludis, a single window of DNA contains:
- the gcvPB gene encoding aminomethyl-transferring glycine dehydrogenase subunit GcvPB, which produces MADEKFTGTPKKATTHVNQNEDLIFEKSSPGKKAYRLAELDVPAVDAASLLGAWTRTDLGVMPELSEIEIIRHFTRLSTWNYAIDLGMYPLGSCTMKYNPRVNEAVARLEGIAEAHPYQPESLSQGCLGIMKLLQDCLTEITGMDAITLQPAAGAHGEFTGILLVRAYHESKGNPRKKILIPDSAHGTNPATAAVCGYEVANLKSNAQGMVDIAELERMVDEDTAALMLTNPSTIGVFESEIHKIADILHAKGALLYMDGANMNALVGKTRPGDFGVDVMHLNLHKTFSTPHGGGGPGSGPVACKKILEPFLPTPVVVTRADGALGLDYDRPQSVGRVRMFYGNFGMFVRALAYILANGPDGLRQTTEDAVLNANYIRAKLEGIFELPYKTRTLHEVVFSDKLQARNGVKTGDMGKRLIDYGFHAYTVSFPMIVAGAMMIEPTESESREELDLLIDALKQIAREAEENPELVQTAPHTTRVQRLDETTAARRPILRWKAPVASVPLVPDSAAKEW; this is translated from the coding sequence ATGGCAGATGAGAAGTTTACAGGCACGCCGAAGAAGGCGACGACGCACGTTAATCAGAACGAAGATCTGATCTTCGAGAAGTCTTCGCCGGGCAAGAAAGCCTATCGGCTGGCTGAGTTGGACGTGCCAGCGGTCGATGCCGCTTCCCTGCTGGGCGCATGGACCCGCACCGATCTGGGCGTGATGCCGGAGCTGAGCGAGATTGAGATCATCCGCCACTTCACCCGGCTTTCGACATGGAACTACGCGATTGACCTGGGGATGTATCCGCTGGGTAGCTGCACGATGAAGTACAACCCACGCGTGAACGAAGCGGTCGCGCGGCTCGAAGGGATCGCCGAGGCGCATCCTTATCAGCCGGAGTCCTTGTCGCAGGGCTGTTTGGGAATCATGAAGCTGTTGCAGGATTGTCTGACTGAGATTACCGGCATGGATGCGATTACGCTGCAACCGGCTGCTGGTGCGCATGGCGAGTTTACCGGCATCCTGCTGGTGCGGGCATATCACGAGAGCAAGGGCAATCCCCGGAAGAAGATCCTGATTCCCGACTCCGCGCATGGAACGAATCCGGCGACTGCGGCGGTTTGCGGCTATGAGGTTGCGAACCTGAAGTCGAACGCTCAGGGTATGGTCGATATCGCTGAGTTGGAGCGGATGGTAGATGAGGATACGGCGGCGCTGATGCTGACCAACCCTTCGACAATTGGAGTGTTTGAGAGCGAGATTCACAAGATCGCCGACATTCTCCATGCAAAGGGAGCGCTGCTCTACATGGACGGCGCGAACATGAATGCGCTGGTCGGCAAGACTCGGCCCGGCGATTTCGGCGTGGATGTCATGCATTTGAACCTGCACAAGACTTTTTCTACCCCGCATGGCGGCGGTGGTCCGGGGTCGGGCCCAGTGGCCTGCAAAAAGATACTGGAGCCGTTCCTGCCGACACCTGTGGTAGTCACACGGGCAGACGGAGCGTTGGGATTGGACTACGACCGTCCCCAGAGTGTCGGGCGGGTGCGGATGTTCTATGGCAACTTCGGCATGTTCGTGCGGGCGCTGGCTTACATCCTGGCGAATGGGCCGGACGGTCTGCGGCAGACGACTGAAGACGCAGTGCTGAACGCGAACTATATCCGGGCAAAGCTGGAGGGCATCTTCGAGCTGCCCTATAAGACGCGGACGCTGCATGAGGTCGTCTTCAGCGACAAGTTGCAGGCGCGCAATGGCGTGAAGACTGGCGACATGGGTAAGCGGCTCATCGATTACGGCTTCCACGCCTACACCGTTTCCTTCCCGATGATCGTTGCAGGCGCGATGATGATCGAGCCCACCGAGAGTGAGTCGCGTGAGGAGCTTGATCTGCTTATCGATGCGCTTAAGCAGATTGCACGGGAGGCAGAGGAGAATCCTGAGCTGGTGCAGACAGCCCCGCATACGACGAGGGTGCAACGATTGGACGAGACCACAGCGGCGCGGAGGCCCATACTGCGCTGGAAAGCTCCGGTGGCCTCAGTCCCTTTGGTCCCTGATAGTGCCGCAAAGGAGTGGTAG
- a CDS encoding muconolactone Delta-isomerase family protein, whose translation MQFLILTRRRTDAFAPDTWTSELLERESQRVRELYAAGVIRSIWRRGDMPGAALLLEGSTEDEVREAISSLPLATLGMLEIVALTPLEPYQGFGPR comes from the coding sequence TTGCAATTCCTCATTTTGACTCGACGCCGCACGGATGCTTTTGCCCCTGACACCTGGACGTCCGAATTGCTTGAACGGGAATCTCAGCGTGTACGTGAGCTATATGCCGCCGGAGTGATACGCAGCATCTGGCGACGGGGGGACATGCCGGGCGCGGCTCTTCTGTTGGAAGGTTCGACGGAGGATGAGGTACGCGAAGCCATCTCCAGCCTGCCGCTGGCCACGCTCGGAATGCTCGAAATTGTCGCCCTAACACCGCTTGAACCTTATCAAGGCTTTGGCCCCCGCTAA
- the gcvH gene encoding glycine cleavage system protein GcvH, giving the protein MAYPASYKYTKEHEWIEVDGAKGTVGITDYAQNSLGDIVFVDLPKVGDKVEAGKIFGSVESVKAVSDLYAPASGTVTAVNEELANAPEKINADANKTWMLKLDLDGAQSDGLLSAADYEKFISEETGH; this is encoded by the coding sequence ATGGCCTATCCTGCCAGTTACAAGTACACCAAGGAACACGAGTGGATTGAGGTTGACGGGGCCAAAGGAACCGTCGGCATCACGGACTATGCACAGAACTCGCTGGGCGACATCGTCTTTGTCGATCTGCCCAAGGTGGGCGACAAGGTTGAAGCGGGGAAGATCTTCGGTTCGGTGGAGTCAGTGAAAGCAGTCTCCGACCTGTATGCTCCGGCATCAGGCACCGTAACGGCGGTGAATGAAGAATTGGCAAACGCGCCGGAGAAGATCAACGCAGACGCGAACAAGACGTGGATGCTGAAGCTTGACCTGGACGGAGCACAGTCCGACGGTCTGCTCTCTGCCGCGGACTATGAAAAATTCATCAGCGAAGAGACCGGACACTAA
- the gcvT gene encoding glycine cleavage system aminomethyltransferase GcvT: protein MTESGPLRKTALNATHRASKAKMVDFGGWDMPVEYTGLIAEHMAVRTSVGLFDVSHMGDIQLRGPASLAAVQQLCMNDASKLAEGQAQYSAMLYPNGTFVDDVVVHKLSDNDYLIVINAGTREKDIQWVRQVIGRMPGVHVNDFSDYYTQLAIQGPRAMETLQKLTSTDLSAITNYWFTWGQVCGLHNVMIARTGYTGEDGFEIYIPSDVPTSERVWKEVLAAGAEFGILPCGLGARNTLRLESAMALYGHEISDTINVLEAGLGRYAKLDKPEFVGREALLEIQANGGPKRKLVGLEMIERGIGRDGYPVFALDGSRIGEITSGSPAPFLKKNIALAYVPVEHARLETELAVEIRGQKVKAKVVPTPFYKRPRK from the coding sequence ATGACTGAGTCAGGCCCACTACGTAAGACTGCACTGAACGCCACGCACCGAGCATCCAAAGCCAAGATGGTGGATTTTGGCGGATGGGACATGCCGGTCGAGTACACCGGCTTAATCGCCGAGCACATGGCAGTGCGGACTTCCGTTGGCCTGTTCGACGTGTCGCACATGGGCGACATTCAGTTGCGAGGACCGGCATCCCTGGCCGCAGTGCAGCAGCTTTGCATGAATGACGCGTCGAAGCTGGCGGAAGGACAGGCGCAATATTCGGCGATGCTTTATCCGAACGGTACTTTTGTTGATGACGTGGTAGTGCACAAACTTTCGGACAACGATTACCTGATAGTCATCAATGCGGGAACGCGTGAGAAGGACATTCAGTGGGTGCGACAGGTGATTGGGCGGATGCCGGGCGTCCATGTGAACGACTTCAGCGACTACTATACGCAGCTTGCGATACAGGGTCCGCGCGCGATGGAGACGTTGCAGAAGCTGACCTCGACCGACTTGAGCGCGATCACGAACTACTGGTTTACCTGGGGACAGGTGTGTGGCCTGCACAATGTGATGATCGCTCGCACGGGCTACACGGGCGAGGACGGGTTCGAAATTTACATCCCGTCGGATGTGCCGACCAGTGAGCGCGTGTGGAAGGAAGTGCTCGCGGCAGGGGCTGAGTTCGGTATTTTGCCCTGCGGGCTGGGAGCGCGCAATACGCTGCGACTGGAGTCGGCGATGGCGCTCTATGGGCATGAGATCTCGGACACGATCAACGTGCTCGAGGCAGGACTGGGACGGTATGCGAAGCTCGACAAGCCGGAGTTTGTTGGCCGCGAGGCGTTGCTGGAGATTCAGGCGAACGGCGGCCCGAAGCGCAAGCTGGTAGGGCTGGAGATGATCGAACGCGGCATCGGCCGCGACGGCTATCCCGTGTTTGCGCTCGATGGCTCTCGAATCGGCGAGATCACCAGCGGGTCGCCTGCGCCATTTTTGAAGAAGAATATTGCGCTGGCTTATGTGCCGGTCGAACACGCCAGACTCGAAACTGAACTGGCGGTTGAAATACGTGGACAGAAGGTAAAGGCGAAGGTGGTGCCGACCCCCTTCTACAAACGCCCCAGAAAATAG
- the gcvPA gene encoding aminomethyl-transferring glycine dehydrogenase subunit GcvPA: protein MRYLPKSPADREEMLAEIGVASIDDLFSSIPAEYQLKRDLAVPRQHGESEILDRFRAFSENNAAGYSSFLGAGVYRHYRPVIIDSLVQRGEFLTSYTPYQPEIAQGTLQAMFEFQTMICELTGMEIANASMYDGSTGAAEAVMMAVRVTGRDGAVVARTVHPEYREVLTTYAQHQEIPVTEVGYTANGRVDLAALDAAITSDTACVLIQSPNFFGTIEDVTAIAEIAHKKGALVIVSIAEAVSLGIVKPPVEADIVSLEAQSLGVAVGYGGPYCGVIACKEKFLRQMPGRLIGETKDVNGKRGFVLTLSTREQHIRREKATSNICTNQALVALMTTIFLTVYGKQGMKELAEQNLAKAHYAQTTLGAGAKVLFDGAPRFHEFVLDLPKSAEATNTALLGEKIIGGLPLQKWYPELGPNASLWCATELTTRKQIDAAAAALTGKKG from the coding sequence ATGCGCTATTTGCCGAAGTCCCCTGCGGACCGCGAGGAGATGCTCGCCGAGATTGGCGTTGCGTCGATCGACGATCTGTTTTCGAGTATTCCTGCCGAGTATCAACTGAAGCGCGATCTGGCGGTTCCACGGCAGCATGGCGAGTCGGAGATTCTTGACCGCTTTCGCGCCTTCTCGGAAAACAACGCTGCTGGCTATTCGAGCTTTCTCGGAGCGGGCGTCTATCGCCACTATCGGCCTGTCATTATCGACTCGCTGGTGCAGCGTGGTGAGTTTCTGACCAGCTACACACCTTACCAGCCGGAGATTGCGCAGGGCACGCTGCAAGCCATGTTCGAGTTCCAGACGATGATCTGCGAACTGACCGGCATGGAGATCGCCAACGCGTCAATGTATGACGGGTCGACTGGCGCAGCCGAGGCCGTGATGATGGCGGTGCGCGTCACCGGACGCGATGGCGCAGTGGTAGCGCGGACGGTGCATCCGGAGTATCGCGAAGTGCTGACAACGTATGCGCAGCATCAGGAGATTCCGGTTACTGAGGTTGGCTATACGGCGAATGGCCGGGTCGATCTGGCAGCGCTGGATGCCGCAATTACCAGCGATACGGCCTGTGTGCTGATCCAGTCACCGAACTTCTTTGGCACGATTGAAGATGTAACCGCGATTGCTGAGATTGCGCACAAAAAGGGTGCGCTGGTGATTGTGTCAATTGCGGAGGCGGTATCGCTGGGAATCGTGAAACCGCCTGTCGAAGCGGATATTGTGTCGCTGGAGGCGCAGTCGCTCGGCGTCGCCGTTGGGTATGGCGGACCATACTGCGGCGTGATCGCCTGTAAGGAGAAGTTCCTGCGGCAGATGCCGGGACGCTTGATCGGCGAAACCAAAGACGTGAACGGCAAACGCGGCTTCGTGCTGACGCTCTCCACTCGTGAGCAGCACATCCGGCGCGAGAAGGCTACGTCGAATATCTGCACGAATCAGGCGCTGGTGGCGCTGATGACGACCATCTTCCTGACCGTCTATGGCAAACAGGGCATGAAGGAGTTGGCTGAACAAAATCTGGCGAAGGCGCACTATGCGCAGACGACCTTGGGTGCTGGAGCGAAGGTATTGTTCGATGGCGCGCCGCGCTTCCATGAGTTTGTGTTGGATCTGCCGAAGAGTGCGGAGGCTACCAATACTGCTCTGCTTGGCGAAAAAATCATCGGCGGATTGCCCTTGCAGAAGTGGTATCCCGAGCTTGGGCCAAATGCTTCGCTGTGGTGTGCGACCGAGCTGACGACGCGCAAGCAGATTGACGCAGCAGCAGCGGCGCTCACAGGCAAGAAGGGGTAA
- a CDS encoding methylmalonyl-CoA mutase family protein codes for MSESPKTSSGIPVDLVYGAESLEGFDAAEELSKPGAFPYTRGIQPTMYRGRLWTMRQYAGMGDAEESNRRYKFLLAHGTKGLSVAFDLPTQIGYDSDSPLALGEVGRVGVAIDSIEDMQRLFDGIPLDTISTSMTINATASILLALYAAVARRTGADVKKLNGTVQNDILKEYIARGTYIYPVGHAMRLVTDIIAWAAVETPEWNTISISGYHMREAGCTAVQEVAFTLADGMTYVQAAMDAGLDVDAFAPRLSFFFNAHNNFLEEVAKFRAARRLWAHIMRDHFGAKNPRSWMLRFHTQTAGSTLTAQQPENNIVRTTLQALAAVLGGTQSLHTNGFDEALALPTEQAARIALRTQQILAHESGVVQTVDPLAGSYYVESLTNEIELRAKQYMETIAGFDRAGKYGMLRAIEQGYVQREIQTAAYAYQRAVDAKGTIIVGVNEFAAEQEVGVPIQRMDEALETRQVERVRALRLRRDQSVHAMALRRVEDSARSGSNLMPQILNAVESYATVGEIADVLRTVFGEYRETVVI; via the coding sequence ATGTCCGAATCACCTAAAACGAGTTCCGGAATTCCTGTCGATCTGGTCTATGGAGCAGAGAGCCTTGAAGGCTTCGATGCCGCGGAAGAACTAAGCAAGCCGGGGGCGTTTCCGTATACCCGTGGGATTCAGCCGACGATGTATCGCGGGCGGCTGTGGACGATGCGGCAGTACGCCGGCATGGGCGATGCCGAGGAGTCGAACCGACGGTACAAATTTCTGCTGGCCCACGGTACGAAGGGACTATCGGTCGCCTTCGATCTGCCGACGCAGATTGGGTATGATTCCGACTCGCCGCTCGCGCTCGGCGAGGTGGGCAGGGTGGGAGTGGCGATTGATTCGATCGAGGACATGCAGAGGCTGTTCGATGGAATTCCGCTGGATACGATTTCGACTTCGATGACGATCAATGCTACGGCGTCGATTCTGCTGGCGCTCTATGCTGCAGTGGCGCGCCGGACGGGTGCGGACGTAAAGAAACTGAATGGAACTGTCCAGAACGACATTCTGAAGGAGTACATCGCGCGCGGAACCTATATCTATCCGGTAGGGCACGCCATGCGGCTGGTGACGGACATCATCGCGTGGGCAGCGGTGGAGACTCCAGAGTGGAATACGATCTCGATCTCCGGCTATCACATGCGCGAGGCGGGTTGTACCGCCGTGCAGGAGGTGGCGTTTACGCTGGCCGACGGCATGACCTATGTCCAGGCAGCGATGGATGCAGGACTGGACGTCGATGCGTTTGCTCCACGGCTGAGCTTCTTCTTCAACGCGCACAATAATTTTTTGGAAGAGGTTGCCAAGTTTCGTGCAGCGCGGCGGCTGTGGGCGCACATCATGCGCGATCACTTTGGCGCGAAGAATCCGCGAAGCTGGATGCTGCGCTTCCATACCCAGACCGCGGGATCGACGCTGACGGCGCAGCAGCCGGAGAACAATATTGTGCGCACGACGTTGCAGGCGTTGGCCGCAGTTCTGGGGGGAACGCAGTCGCTGCATACAAATGGCTTCGACGAGGCATTGGCACTGCCGACGGAGCAAGCCGCACGGATTGCTCTGCGGACGCAGCAGATATTGGCACATGAGAGCGGGGTGGTGCAGACGGTCGATCCGTTGGCTGGATCGTACTACGTCGAGTCGCTGACGAACGAAATTGAGTTGCGTGCGAAGCAATATATGGAGACAATTGCCGGGTTTGACCGCGCTGGGAAGTACGGGATGCTGCGGGCCATCGAACAGGGTTATGTACAGCGCGAGATTCAGACTGCGGCCTACGCCTACCAGCGGGCAGTCGATGCGAAGGGAACAATCATCGTTGGGGTGAATGAGTTTGCCGCCGAGCAGGAAGTCGGAGTGCCAATTCAGCGGATGGATGAAGCCCTGGAGACGCGGCAGGTGGAGCGGGTACGAGCACTGCGGCTGCGGCGGGATCAGAGTGTTCACGCGATGGCGCTACGTCGTGTTGAAGATTCAGCCCGGAGTGGCAGCAACCTGATGCCGCAGATTTTGAATGCGGTGGAGAGCTATGCCACCGTTGGCGAGATCGCCGATGTGCTGCGGACAGTGTTTGGGGAGTATCGCGAAACCGTTGTGATCTGA
- the glgC gene encoding glucose-1-phosphate adenylyltransferase, which translates to MKDTLGVLLAGGAGERLFPLTRDRAKPAVPFAGQYRIIDSTLSNCINSDLRRVYILTQYKALSLNRHIREGWGTVVANELGEFIEILPPMQRVSKNWYTGTADAVYQNIYSIGSEEPKYVIILSGDHIYKMNYGRMLAQHKDSGAEVTLATLPISPDEVSAFGVVEIAHNGDVTGFVEKPKETNIRSPFTPDMVDVSMGIYIFNTDVLIPELLKDAENPDSKHDFGHDILPKLLGRFKVQAFNFVDENKTKALYWRDVGTLEAYYEANMDVAGVSPTFNLYDKSWPMRTRPYQYPPAKFVFGEPGRTGMAINSIVCSGSIVSGAVVRNSVVSHDVRVNSYADVDSSIVFSHVNIGRHCRIRHAILDRDVHIPDGTVIGYDPNEDKKNYFVSASGITVVTRDYSVYENPVSPDFLQQREVW; encoded by the coding sequence ATGAAAGATACGCTTGGTGTTCTGCTTGCCGGTGGCGCCGGTGAACGGCTGTTCCCCTTGACCCGTGACCGTGCCAAACCTGCCGTTCCTTTTGCCGGGCAGTACCGCATCATCGATAGCACGCTGTCTAACTGCATCAACTCCGATCTGCGTCGCGTCTACATTCTCACTCAGTACAAGGCGCTCTCCCTCAACCGCCACATCCGCGAAGGCTGGGGAACGGTGGTCGCCAACGAACTGGGCGAGTTCATCGAGATCCTGCCGCCCATGCAGCGCGTCAGCAAGAACTGGTATACCGGCACCGCCGATGCCGTCTATCAAAACATCTATTCCATCGGCTCTGAGGAGCCTAAATACGTCATCATTCTCTCGGGCGATCACATCTACAAGATGAACTACGGGCGCATGCTCGCCCAGCACAAGGATTCCGGCGCCGAGGTGACCCTGGCCACGCTGCCAATCTCTCCCGATGAGGTGTCGGCCTTCGGCGTCGTCGAGATTGCGCACAATGGAGACGTCACCGGTTTCGTTGAAAAGCCGAAAGAAACCAACATTCGTTCGCCCTTCACCCCGGACATGGTCGATGTCTCCATGGGTATCTACATCTTCAACACCGATGTTCTTATTCCGGAACTGTTGAAAGATGCCGAAAATCCAGACTCCAAGCATGATTTCGGGCACGACATTCTGCCCAAGCTCCTGGGCCGCTTCAAGGTGCAGGCGTTTAACTTTGTCGACGAGAACAAAACAAAGGCCCTCTACTGGCGCGACGTCGGCACTCTGGAGGCCTACTACGAAGCCAATATGGATGTTGCAGGGGTCTCGCCCACCTTCAATCTCTATGATAAGTCCTGGCCCATGCGTACCCGGCCCTACCAATATCCGCCTGCCAAGTTCGTCTTCGGCGAACCCGGGCGCACGGGTATGGCCATCAACTCCATCGTCTGCTCCGGCTCCATCGTCTCCGGAGCCGTCGTGCGCAACAGCGTCGTCTCGCACGACGTTCGTGTCAACTCTTACGCGGACGTGGACTCAAGCATCGTCTTCTCGCATGTCAACATCGGCCGCCATTGCCGTATACGGCACGCCATCCTCGATCGCGATGTCCACATTCCAGATGGCACGGTCATCGGGTACGATCCCAACGAAGACAAGAAGAATTACTTTGTCTCCGCCAGCGGCATCACGGTTGTCACCCGAGACTATTCTGTCTACGAAAACCCGGTCTCGCCGGACTTTCTCCAGCAGCGCGAAGTCTGGTAA